The proteins below come from a single Eremothecium sinecaudum strain ATCC 58844 chromosome II, complete sequence genomic window:
- the PSY2 gene encoding Psy2p (Syntenic homolog of Ashbya gossypii ABL162C; Syntenic homolog of Saccharomyces cerevisiae YNL201C (PSY2)): MIDGQQQLLTNANTEPKRVKVYLLENDEWKDTGTGFCVGQCEQALGCAYLLVRDEEQPDRILLKSKLEGNIEYQRQEETLIVWKDIQGHDIALSFEESTGCNALCEFICLIQKTFENNISLVSVRSNDDGMGSVHEIITGPVHLPSNDAVQNEDTLMEALRILNENTAFEFLKSETVDFIINSDYVRTLIDHFQFAEKTHLHRNLLLLSHIVKTLFLYNQRVLIEQLIDDDHYMGVFGILEYDTEYPDCKANHRNCLQQTRTSLKEVIPLNDDHMKQIIKKTLRLQFLKDVVLVRFLDDHSATLITEVMLEYQSSIINFLQQSQFIDDLMAMYVGNLGAIDPVFLEKKRQGIKLLDECVQITCNLAPAERSSFYKVLVKKGLFNVLDFAFNIETSSEVRILATDMIISIIEFDILLINTVQNEMIDQTLDEEHNGRITNNTEVSEGEKLEGEGNCNGQKSNPAGSQVQNHSSDISLLLILSKILLTDKSPGLKEQAFQALITLLDPEDFLGDGYEDQSSIESLMKFCANNRIRERQAGPQFQLIDYFNKFYKEVAPVLFECLITGDVADKDDQLLLKLIKLVDLLVNEHDIVVSRGFILENGILMTVSKLMGPSHVIQLRLAALRLFKGIVRLNDDFYYRYLISKNLMDPIRQILEENLYENNMANSCVMDFLKLVSTHCQQAQEVSDFNRKNYVSLNIYMVERFGEILERVDYVSFTTNMIRMAHSSKNNVHRNAQEAEDNSLPVDPQASAEYDYEGTPGLIDASLEGDANEEEVAMGSDISVPASISTKRTYSDLEETAASVINLAAPTRQQQFSKIAEKVPTSE, encoded by the coding sequence ATGATTGATGGGCAACAGCAACTTTTGACTAATGCTAATACTGAACCTAAACGTGTAAAGGTGTATTTGTTAGAAAATGATGAATGGAAAGATACAGGGACAGGATTTTGTGTTGGACAATGCGAGCAGGCCTTAGGCTGCGCGTACCTTCTTGTTCGAGACGAAGAGCAGCCAGATCGCATTTTGTTGAAATCGAAGCTTGAGGGCAATATTGAATATCAAAGACAAGAAGAGACTCTAATTGTTTGGAAAGATATTCAAGGTCATGATATAGCTTTGTCGTTTGAGGAAAGTACTGGTTGTAATGCCCTATGTGAATTTATATGTTTGATCCAGAAAACGTTTGAGAATAATATTTCGTTGGTTTCTGTTCGATCCAACGATGATGGAATGGGTTCAGTGCATGAAATAATCACGGGTCCTGTGCATCTTCCTTCGAATGATGCGGTGCAGAACGAAGATACTTTGATGGAAGCACTTCGAATCTTGAATGAGAATACTGCGTTTGAGTTTTTGAAAAGTGAAACCGTTGACTTTATTATAAACTCAGATTATGTCCGGACGCTTATAGATCACTTCCAGTTTGCGGAAAAGACACACTTGCACCGAAACTTATTATTGTTGAGCCATATAGTGAAGACTCTTTTTCTCTACAATCAAAGGGTGTTGATAGAACAGCTAATTGACGATGATCATTACATGGGAGTTTTCGGGATTTTAGAATACGATACAGAATATCCGGACTGTAAGGCTAATCATAGAAACTGCTTACAACAGACAAGAACGAGCTTGAAGGAAGTGATTCCTTTGAATGATGACCACATGAAGCAAATCATAAAGAAGACCCTGAGACTGCAATTTCTTAAGGATGTTGTACTGGTGCGCTTTCTGGATGACCATTCTGCGACGCTTATAACAGAGGTGATGCTTGAATACCAGTCGAGTATAATTAACTTTTTGCAGCAAAGTCAGTTCATAGATGATCTTATGGCAATGTATGTTGGTAACCTAGGTGCTATTGATCCTGTATTTTTGGAGAAAAAACGGCAAGGTATAAAGCTGCTAGACGAATGTGTCCAGATAACATGCAATTTGGCTCCGGCAGAAAGGTCTTCTTTTTACAAGGTTTTGGTGAAAAAGGGCCTGTTTAACGTATTAGATTTTGCATTTAATATTGAAACTAGTAGTGAAGTAAGGATCCTGGCAACAGATATGATAATTTCCATTATCGAATTTGATATTCTTCTTATCAACACCGTGCAAAATGAAATGATTGACCAAACTCTTGACGAGGAACATAATGGAAGAATTACTAACAACACTGAAGTTTCTGAGGGTGAAAAACTGGAAGGTGAGGGAAATTGTAATGGGCAGAAGAGTAATCCTGCGGGTAGCCAGGTACAGAACCACTCTTCAGACATTTCTCTATTGTTGATATTATCAAAAATCCTGTTGACGGATAAAAGCCCAGGGTTAAAGGAGCAGGCATTCCAGGCCCTCATCACGCTGTTAGACCCCGAAGATTTCTTAGGGGATGGTTATGAAGATCAATCTAGCATAGAAAGCTTAATGAAGTTTTGTGCTAATAACAGAATACGCGAAAGACAGGCTGGTCCACAATTTCAACTAATAGattattttaataaattttACAAGGAGGTTGCGCCCGTGCTGTTTGAGTGTTTGATTACAGGCGATGTCGCGGATAAGGACGATCaattattattaaaactAATCAAATTGGTTGATCTATTAGTGAATGAACATGACATCGTGGTCTCTCGTGGCTTCATATTAGAGAACGGGATTCTGATGACTGTGTCAAAGTTGATGGGCCCTTCTCATGTTATTCAGTTACGACTGGCTGCTCTGAGATTATTCAAAGGTATTGTTCGGCTAAATGATGATTTCTATTATAGGTATCTAATATCCAAAAATTTGATGGATCCAATACGCCAGATACTGGAAGAAAATCTATACGAGAATAATATGGCAAACTCCTGTGTTATGGATTTCTTAAAGCTGGTCTCTACACACTGTCAACAAGCCCAAGAGGTCTCCGATTTCAATAGGAAAAACTATGTCTCTTTGAATATTTACATGGTTGAAAGGTTTGGCGAAATTTTAGAGAGGGTAGACTACGTTTCCTTCACTACAAATATGATACGGATGGCTCATAGTAGCAAAAACAATGTCCACAGGAACGCACAAGAAGCGGAAGACAATAGTCTACCAGTAGATCCTCAGGCTTCCGCCGAATATGACTATGAAGGAACTCCTGGTTTGATCGATGCCTCTCTTGAAGGCGATGCGAACGAAGAGGAAGTTGCCATGGGTAGCGATATATCAGTGCCTGCTTCAATCAGCACAAAACGGACCTACTCTGACTTGGAAGAAACCGCTGCCAGCGTCATAAATCTCGCTGCGCCAACCAGACAGCAGCAGTTTAGCAAGATTGCAGAAAAAGTTCCTACTTCAGAGTAG
- the SHS1 gene encoding septin SHS1 (Syntenic homolog of Ashbya gossypii ABL159W; Syntenic homolog of Saccharomyces cerevisiae YDL225W (SHS1)): MASVHYPNNPPAALFRRKKEQKRGITFSVLLVGSSGTGKTTFANNLLDSTIFEHRFQPDIPRYENPMVKLINPTKVVTFNSKSGFPSSMTPFDPVSAHLEPGITLTSTSVEITTDSTSDDPRDKMCFNLTDTHGLGDNLDNEICFDEIVAYLEQQFDLVLAEETRVKRNPRFEDGRVHAALYFIEPTGHGLRELDIEIMKRLSRYTNVLPIICRADSFTAEELQVFKKNILEDIEYYNVPVYKFEVDEDEEDVETIEEIKNLASLQPFAVVCSDVKNASGKYVRSYPWGDVLVDDMGVSDLRVLKNVLFGTHLQEFKDTTHNLLYENYRAEKLSSISEWEDPRRASKHNNSAGRYSSTPSLSNFASLVNSGNFTSQQSLNSIPNMDNPPLTPNMDPEAVNKDEESPLRKLSVTIRRENEEIIKNIKNSPKSADSTSRDKSKLRNISETLPYVLRHERIILKQQKLEELEAQSTRELQKRIHELEKKAMELKLKEKLLKQRNSSTSSNNPSNDSRVTSEQTNGTEEPAATTIANTNATNGTDGANGANGANGTNTTNTTNATNAANATNATNSVSNSAELTVSGLPSALPTSSTHVAADSGTAINPVNNTDN, encoded by the coding sequence ATGGCATCTGTTCATTACCCTAATAATCCTCCTGCTGCATTGTTTCGGAGGAAGAAGGAACAGAAACGTGGTATTACTTTTAGTGTGTTATTAGTTGGTTCAAGTGGTACAGGTAAGACTACGTTTGCGAACAATTTGTTGGATTCGACTATTTTTGAGCATAGGTTTCAACCAGATATTCCTCGTTATGAAAATCCAATGGTTAAGTTGATCAATCCTACTAAGGTGGTGACATTCAATTCGAAGAGTGGATTTCCTTCCTCTATGACACCGTTCGATCCAGTTAGCGCACACTTGGAGCCCGGTATAACGCTTACTTCTACATCTGTTGAAATTACAACCGATAGTACTTCAGATGATCCAAGAGATAAGATGTGTTTTAATCTTACTGATACACATGGCCTTGGAGATAATTTGGACAATGAGATATGTTTTGATGAAATCGTTGCCTACTTGGAACAACAATTTGATCTTGTTCTTGCGGAAGAAACCCGTGTCAAAAGAAACCCTCGATTTGAAGATGGCCGTGTTCACGCAGCGCTTTACTTTATTGAACCTACTGGTCATGGATTGCGTGAATTGGATATAGAGATCATGAAACGGTTGTCACGTTATACTAATGTGTTGCCTATTATTTGCAGGGCCGATTCGTTCACTGCAGAGGAATTGCAAGTTTTTAAGAAGAATATCTTGGAAGACATAGAGTATTATAATGTGCCCGTTTACAAATTCGAAGTCGACGAAGATGAGGAAGACGTTGAAACAATAGAAGAAATCAAAAATCTTGCAAGCCTGCAGCCATTTGCAGTGGTTTGCTCTGATGTAAAAAATGCTAGTGGGAAATATGTGAGATCTTATCCATGGGGTGATGTATTGGTTGATGACATGGGGGTTTCTGATCTCCGTGTGCTAAAAAATGTTCTCTTTGGTACTCACTTGCAGGAGTTCAAGGATACCACACACAATTTGCTGTACGAAAATTACCGTGCAGAGAAATTGTCTTCGATTTCTGAATGGGAGGACCCAAGACGAGCCAGTAAACATAACAATAGCGCTGGACGGTATTCTTCTACTCCTTCATTGAGTAATTTTGCATCTTTAGTTAATTCTGGGAACTTTACCTCGCAGCAATCACTGAATTCGATACCAAATATGGATAACCCTCCTTTAACACCAAATATGGATCCAGAAGCAGTAAACAAAGATGAAGAATCTCCACTAAGGAAATTATCTGTCACCATAAGACGTGAGAACGAAgaaattattaaaaatatcaaaaaCTCTCCTAAGAGCGCTGACTCAACATCCCGGGACAAATCTAAGTTAAGGAACATATCGGAGACTCTTCCATATGTACTAAGACACGAGCGGATAATTTTGAAGCAGCAAAAGCTAGAAGAATTGGAGGCTCAGTCTACCAGAGAGTTGCAAAAGCGTATTCATGAGTTAGAGAAAAAAGCTATGGAACTAAAATTAAAGGAAAAACTGTTGAAACAAAGAAATTCTAGCACATCAAGCAATAACCCCTCTAATGATAGCAGAGTGACATCTGAACAAACAAATGGCACTGAAGAACCTGCTGCTACAACCATTGCTAATACCAATGCAACCAATGGAACCGACGGAGCCAACGGAGCCAACGGAGCCAACGGAACCAACACAACCAACACAACTAACGCAACCAACGCAGCCAATGCAACCAATGCAACCAACTCTGTATCAAATTCTGCAGAACTTACTGTTTCCGGACTTCCCTCAGCGTTGCCCACGTCGTCGACACATGTTGCAGCTGACTCAGGAACTGCTATTAATCCCGTGAATAACACTGATAACTAG
- the NCP1 gene encoding NADPH--hemoprotein reductase (Syntenic homolog of Ashbya gossypii AAL121C; Syntenic homolog of Saccharomyces cerevisiae YHR042W (NCP1)), which produces MAIKFDKLDIGVFCALALAVVAYLQLDKLRALIFSDDSSLAVHSDSRDIVEVLKENKKDFLVIYASQTGTSEDYAKKFAKELAQKFSLNVMCVDVENYDFENLNMLPENVIVSIFISTYGEGDLPDGAFQFEEWLQYLNPGDLANIRYTMFGFGNSTYEFYNGAAKKTEKLLSEAEAKRVGSFGLADDGSGSTDEDYLGWKESIFEDLKDALALHEREVVFESSYDYSELPKEVNNSISLGEPITAYLPGTPLSYNDDGKQLGPFDSTHPYVAPIVNTRELMKSSDRNCIHVEFDLSGSNIKYSTGDHIAVWPSNPDEKVAKFISVFGLDSETVFDLKPKDNTMKIPFPVPTTIGAAVRHYLQISGPISRQIFSSISQYVSETALKDKLNALSKDKVAFAEQITSKYFDLADVLLYLSNGVKWDFVPWVYLVETVPHMQPRYYSISSSSSTEKQTVHITAVVENFPNPTAPALGPVTGVTTNLLRHIHLTKTNEDIAKSTLPVHYDLNGPRGLFSPYKLPVHVRRSTFRLPSNPATPIIMIGPGTGVAPFRGFIRERIKLVSSQENVSLGKHLLFYGCRNDDDFLYHDEWPDYAKKLDGVFEMVVAYSRIPGKPKVYVQHSMMERKAELYELIEKGAFIYVCGDAKGMAQDVHKTFLDILSQGKDITTEEASEILKTFKTSGKYLEDVW; this is translated from the coding sequence ATGGCGATAAAGTTTGATAAATTGGATATTGGTGTATTCTGCGCTTTAGCGCTTGCAGTTGTTGCATATCTACAATTGGATAAACTTCGGGCTTTGATCTTTTCCGATGATTCATCTTTGGCGGTTCATTCGGATTCTCGTGACATTGTTGAGGTATTGAAAGAAAATAAGAAAGACTTCCTTGTTATTTACGCATCTCAGACCGGTACTAGTGAAGATTATGCTAAGAAATTTGCGAAGGAATTGGCTCAGAAGTTTTCTTTAAATGTAATGTGTGTTGACGTTGAAAACTACGACTTCGAGAACTTGAACATGCTACCTGAAAATGTGATAGTGTCCATCTTTATCTCAACTTACGGAGAAGGCGATTTACCTGATGGCGCATTTCAATTTGAGGAGTGGTTGCAGTACTTAAATCCTGGCGATTTAGCTAATATCAGGTATACTATGTTTGGTTTCGGTAACTCAACGTACGAGTTTTACAATGGCGCTGCTAAAAAAACTGAAAAGTTGCTTTCTGAAGCAGAAGCAAAGCGTGTTGGATCATTCGGTTTGGCTGACGACGGTTCGGGAAGTACTGACGAAGATTACTTGGGCTGGAAGGAGTCTATCTTTGAGGATTTAAAGGATGCTTTGGCTCTACATGAACGCGAAGTTGTTTTTGAATCAAGTTACGACTACTCCGAATTACCTAAAGAAGTTAATAACTCAATTTCCTTGGGTGAGCCTATTACAGCTTATTTACCTGGAACTCCATTGTCTTACAATGATGATGGTAAACAATTGGGGCCATTTGACAGTACTCATCCTTACGTTGCACCAATTGTAAATACAAGAGAATTGATGAAAAGTTCCGATCGTAACTGTATCCATGTGGAATTTGACCTTTCTGGCTCCAATATCAAATACAGCACTGGAGATCATATTGCTGTCTGGCCATCGAACCCGGACGAGAAAGTCGCCAAGTTTATCTCGGTCTTTGGTCTTGATTCGGAAACTGTGTTTGACCTAAAGCCTAAGGATAATACAATGAAGATTCCTTTCCCTGTTCCTACTACAATCGGTGCTGCAGTTAGGCACTACTTACAAATTAGCGGTCCAATTTCTAGGCAAATTTTTAGTTCCATTTCCCAATACGTTAGCGAAACGGCTTTAAAGGATAAGCTAAATGCATTGTCCAAGGATAAGGTTGCTTTTGCAGAACAAATTACGTCTAAATACTTTGATTTGGCTGATGTCCTACTTTATCTGTCCAATGGTGTAAAGTGGGACTTTGTCCCTTGGGTATATTTGGTTGAAACAGTGCCACATATGCAGCCACGTTACTACtcaatttcttcatcttcctcgACCGAAAAGCAGACTGTTCATATCACTGCTGTTGTGGAAAATTTCCCAAACCCAACTGCCCCAGCTTTAGGTCCTGTAACAGGTGTTACAACTAACTTGTTGAGGCATATTCACTTGACTAAGACTAATGAAGATATCGCTAAATCAACCCTTCCAGTTCATTATGACTTAAATGGTCCCCGTGGTTTATTCAGCCCTTACAAGCTTCCTGTTCATGTTCGTCGTTCTACTTTTAGATTACCCAGCAATCCAGCTACTCCGATAATCATGATCGGTCCCGGTACTGGTGTCGCTCCATTTCGTGGTTTCATTCGTGAACGTATCAAGCTGGTCTCGAGTCAAGAGAATGTAAGTCTTGGCAAGCACTTGTTATTCTACGGTTGCCGTAATGATGATGACTTCTTATATCATGATGAATGGCCTGATTACGCTAAGAAGCTGGATGGTGTATTTGAAATGGTGGTCGCCTATTCAAGAATACCTGGTAAGCCAAAGGTATACGTTCAGCATTCTATGATGGAAAGGAAGGCCGAACTATATGAGTTAATTGAAAAAGGTGCATTTATTTACGTTTGTGGTGATGCCAAGGGAATGGCCCAAGATGTTCATAAAACTTTTCTTGACATTCTGAGCCAAGGTAAGGATATCACTACTGAGGAAGCTTCTGAAATCTTGAAGACTTTCAAGACAAGTGGAAAATATCTAGAAGATGTGTGGTAA
- the NNR1 gene encoding NADHX epimerase (Syntenic homolog of Ashbya gossypii ABL161C; Syntenic homolog of Saccharomyces cerevisiae YNL200C) → MTNKYISAKLASAIDAELMGPTVGFTIEQLMELAGLSVAQAIYKHWGPQPEKNQVIVIAGPGNNGGDGLVCARHLKLLGYKPIVYYPKRSSKVPFYGQLVQQLQYFKIPVLSMEDNWKCYLDENTTLCVVDAIFGFSFKPPSREPFSEILTELKKRDQAVPIVAVDIPSGWDVDNGPVHEKCIIPNLLVSLTAPKLCAQKTDPRLTTHYVGGRFVPESLARKYSLEEFLYPGIDHVLRL, encoded by the coding sequence ATGACAAATAAGTATATAAGTGCAAAACTAGCTTCTGCAATCGATGCAGAGTTAATGGGTCCCACCGTGGGATTCACGATAGAACAACTAATGGAATTAGCAGGTTTGTCAGTCGCACAAGCAATTTACAAGCACTGGGGTCCCCAACCTGAAAAAAACCAAGTCATTGTCATAGCCGGCCCTGGTAATAATGGTGGTGATGGCCTTGTCTGTGCTAGGCACCTGAAGCTACTGGGATACAAACCTATCGTCTATTATCCAAAAAGATCCTCTAAGGTGCCCTTCTACGGCCAATTAGTTCAACAGCTGCAATATTTCAAAATTCCTGTTCTATCAATGGAGGACAACTGGAAATGCTACCTAGACGAAAACACAACCCTCTGTGTTGTGGATGCGATCTTCGGTTTCTCCTTCAAACCGCCATCGAGGGAGCCATTCAGTGAAATACTTACCGAGCTAAAAAAAAGGGATCAGGCAGTTCCGATAGTTGCTGTTGATATACCTTCAGGCTGGGATGTCGACAATGGTCCAGTTCACGAAAAATGCATTATACCAAATCTGCTGGTTTCTCTTACAGCTCCAAAATTGTGCGCCCAAAAAACTGATCCACGGCTCACTACCCATTATGTGGGTGGAAGGTTTGTTCCGGAATCCCTAGCGCGCAAGTACTCTCTCGAGGAGTTTTTGTACCCAGGAATTGACCACGTGCTGCGGCTCTAG
- the MRX10 gene encoding Mrx10p (Syntenic homolog of Ashbya gossypii AAL122C; Syntenic homolog of Saccharomyces cerevisiae YDR282C): MIYFPTIKPFIRRFGCLATTEARRMASSAAFEPKSHGLRKPILSNTKRISRNVDSQNKQLFETLSKFLKVKPVVSITTAEAYDLPHVIDLLHRQGYQPSSIIPNEIVSFNYFHEGQVGEVMIISQNGTIVSWGFDESCNLKQILPLVEEARVNPLKEEQFESEDMDYVELESETQWKNLKQVMDIGNEKESLMKADLLIISKLSGMDGILDKAAFSGGMSRSTRLAVLESALESLIKETRDFSESLSKGAQLKVTESAVLRSTGRLFLIRGKLNLYSELIETPDLYWSEPVLEKLYIQVSRHLDIPLRISILNKKLDYASDESRAMMSVLNEKKSTRLEWIIIYLIAVEVCIELYHFYEKSIYSNRNSNEAHFS; encoded by the coding sequence ATGATATATTTCCCGACTATAAAACCGTTTATAAGACGGTTTGGTTGCTTAGCAACAACAGAAGCTCGTCGCATGGCTTCTAGCGCAGCTTTTGAACCAAAATCTCATGGATTACGCAAACCAATACTATCAAATACAAAGCGCATCTCACGAAATGTGGACTCACAAAACAAACAGCTGTTCGAGACGCTTTCTAAATTTCTTAAGGTTAAACCAGTTGTATCGATTACAACTGCAGAAGCTTATGATTTACCTCATGTCATTGATTTACTTCATCGCCAGGGGTACCAACCTTCAAGCATTATACCCAACGAGATAGTTTCGTTCAACTATTTTCATGAGGGTCAAGTTGGAGAGGTTATGATAATCAGTCAGAACGGTACTATTGTTAGCTGGGGGTTTGACGAGTCTTGTAATTTGAAACAGATCTTACCATTAGTAGAGGAGGCTAGGGTCAACCCATTAAAAGAGGAACAATTTGAAAGCGAAGATATGGATTACGTTGAGTTGGAATCTGAAACTCAGTGGAAGAACTTGAAACAGGTGATGGATATTGGAAATGAGAAAGAGAGTCTTATGAAGGCTGATCTTCTTATTATAAGCAAACTTTCAGGCATGGATGGGATCTTGGACAAGGCAGCGTTCTCAGGCGGCATGTCTCGTAGTACTCGACTAGCAGTGCTAGAGAGTGCCCTTGAATCTCTCATAAAAGAAACTAGAGATTTCAGTGAATCCCTCTCAAAAGGAGCGCAGTTGAAAGTGACAGAATCAGCGGTTCTACGGAGTACGGGAAGATTGTTTCTGATAAGAGGAAAACTCAATTTGTATTCTGAACTGATAGAAACACCGGACCTCTATTGGAGTGAGCCTGTGCTAGAAAAACTATACATCCAGGTGTCTCGCCATCTAGATATTCCACTTAGAATCAGCATTTTGAATAAAAAGCTTGATTACGCGTCAGATGAGTCTAGGGCAATGATGTCAGTCCTAAACGAAAAGAAAAGTACCCGTCTTGAATGGATAATCATATATCTAATAGCAGTAGAAGTCTGCATTGAATTATATCACTTTTACGAAAAGTCTATTTACAGTAACAGAAATTCCAATGAAGCCCATTTTTCATAG
- the GCR2 gene encoding Gcr2p (Syntenic homolog of Ashbya gossypii ABL160C; Syntenic homolog of Saccharomyces cerevisiae YNL199C (GCR2)) produces the protein MSSFSRGRYSTKSTPSYSPSTGIVHPQEKLDLFLIKGYQLVSANSVINEDLMSKLSLTTSGSMVSDSVADKELSNFQKLSQLYNASIPLMTLDDNSTSPKSAIELCQRFHQILKELELSFEASPYAKYFTRINSEENQGFWKIKDDDSLREDALWQSVSETITKMYDLGRGLILSSVNKRRSAAVSSKNSPTQTKDDPISYQQLRRKLKKLQTNGEMGNVSGANRNGTGSDMSLKNGMPKIDAKFGDDALRNGFAKARNVDSDSFFRGYYTMPTSPSSLWNNGINFNDKRFQSTTENYPVEELLELATSEANKNSANSIGDINGGSNHNDVEDDTAGITVDTNGIKNPGNQGRRVKNSNNGIIASAELPVIHEISTIPQSLSIKENELYDRLLKEKDQRIIELERQLQSEKEEVIMLRKLLLEDVGCIRNMLFEIRDK, from the coding sequence ATGAGCTCTTTTAGTAGGGGAAGGTACTCTACTAAGTCTACGCCTTCTTACAGTCCGAGCACTGGAATAGTGCATCCCCAGGAGAAACTTGATTTGTTCTTAATCAAAGGGTACCAGCTTGTTTCAGCTAACTCGGTAATAAATGAGGATTTAATGTCTAAATTAAGTTTGACGACGAGTGGTTCGATGGTTTCTGACTCCGTCGCGGATAAGGAGCTCTCTAATTTCCAGAAATTATCACAGTTATATAATGCTAGCATACCGCTAATGACGCTTGATGACAACAGTACGTCTCCAAAGTCAGCTATTGAGTTATGCCAACGGTTTCACCAAATTTTAAAGGAACTTGAATTGAGTTTTGAAGCCAGTCCATATGCGAAATACTTCACTAGAATAAACTCTGAGGAAAACCAGGGCTTCTGGAAGATAAAAGACGATGATTCCTTAAGAGAGGATGCGCTTTGGCAATCTGTCTCGGAAACTATAACAAAGATGTATGACCTGGGACGGGGGTTGATTCTCTCTTCCGTAAACAAGAGGCGAAGTGCAGCAGTATCTAGTAAGAACTCGCCGACGCAGACAAAAGATGATCCTATCTCGTACCAGCAACTGAGAAGGAAGTTAAAGAAGTTACAAACAAATGGAGAGATGGGTAACGTATCCGGTGCTAACCGAAATGGAACTGGCAGTGATATGAGCTTGAAGAATGGTATGCCCAAAATAGACGCGAAATTCGGCGATGATGCTCTGCGAAACGGTTTTGCCAAAGCTAGAAATGTTGACAGCGACTCCTTCTTTAGGGGTTACTACACAATGCCAACTTCTCCATCCTCGTTGTGGAACAACGGGATCAACTTCAATGACAAGAGATTTCAGAGCACAACGGAGAACTATCCAGTGGAAGAGTTGCTGGAGCTTGCAACAAGTGAAGCCAACAAAAACAGTGCCAACAGCATTGGCGATATTAATGGGGGTAGCAACCATAACGATGTGGAAGATGATACTGCAGGGATAACAGTGGATACTAATGGCATCAAAAATCCTGGAAATCAAGGTCGAAGAGTTAAAAACAGTAATAATGGTATCATCGCGTCCGCAGAGCTACCTGTCATTCATGAGATATCAACTATCCCACAATCTTTATCAATAAAAGAAAATGAACTATACGATAGACTACTAAAGGAAAAGGATCAAAGAATTATAGAATTAGAACGTCAATTACAATCggaaaaagaagaagtaaTAATGTTGCGAAAACTTTTGTTGGAAGATGTCGGATGTATTCGAAATATGCTATTCGAAATAAGGGATAAATAA